In the Dama dama isolate Ldn47 chromosome 13, ASM3311817v1, whole genome shotgun sequence genome, one interval contains:
- the BAG5 gene encoding BAG family molecular chaperone regulator 5, with protein MEMGNQHPSISRLQEIQKEVKSIEQQVLGFSGLSDDKNYKKLERILTKQLFEIDSVDTEGKGDIQQARKRAAQETERLLKELEQNANHPHRLEIQNIFQEAQALVKEKVVPFYSGGNCVTDEFEEGIQDVILRLTHVKTGGKVSLRKARYHTLTKICAVQEIIENCMKKQPSLPLSEDAHPSVAKINSVMCEVNKTRGTLIALLMGVNNKETCRHLSCVLSGLMADLDALDVCGHTEIRNYRKEVVEDINQLLRYLDLEEEADTTYAFDLRQNHSILKIEKVLKRMREIKTELLQAQNPSELYLSAKTELQGLIGQLDEVSLEKNPCIREARRRAVIEVQTLITYIDLKEALEKRKLLACEEHPSHRAVWDVLGNLSEIQGEVLSFDGNRTDKNYIRLEELLTKQLLALDAVDPQGEEKCKAARKQAVKLAQNILSYLDLKSDEWEY; from the coding sequence ATGGAGATGGGAAACCAACACCCTTCTATTAGTAGGCTTCAGGAAATTCAAAAGGAGGTAAAAAGCATAGAACAGCAAGTACTTGGTTTCAGTGGTCTGTCAGATGACAAGAATTACAAGAAACTGGAGAGGATTCTCACAAAACAGCTTTTCGAAATAGACTCTGTAGATACTGAAGGGAAAGGAGATATTcagcaagccaggaagagggcgGCACAAGAGACAGAGCGTCTTCTCAAAGAGTTGGAGCAGAATGCAAACCACCCACACCGGCTCGAAATACAGAACATTTTTCAAGAAGCGCAGGCCCTGGTGAAAGAGAAGGTTGTGCCGTTTTATAGTGGAGGCAACTGTGTAACTGATGAGTTTGAAGAAGGCATCCAGGATGTCATTTTGAGACTGACACACGTCAAGACCGGAGGCAAGGTCTCCCTGCGGAAAGCACGGTATCACACCTTAACCAAAATCTGTGCCGTGCAGGAGATTATCGAGAACTGCATGAAGAAGCAGCCTTCCCTGCCGCTCTCTGAAGACGCGCACCCCTCTGTTGCCAAGATCAACTCTGTGATGTGTGAAGTGAACAAGACTAGAGGCACACTGATTGCCCTTCTGATGGGCGTGAACAACAAGGAGACGTGCAGGCACTTGTCCTGTGTGCTCTCGGGGCTGATGGCCGACCTGGATGCTCTCGATGTGTGCGGCCACACGGAAATCAGAAACTATCGGAAGGAGGTCGTGGAAGACATCAACCAGTTACTGAGATACTTGGACTTAGAAGAGGAAGCAGACACCACGTATGCATTTGACCTAAGACAGAACCATTCCATTCTGAAAATAGAAAAGGTCCTCAAGAGAATGAGAGAAATCAAAACTGAACTTCTCCAAGCACAGAATCCTTCTGAATTGTACCTGAGTGCCAAAACAGAACTACAGGGTTTGATTGGGCAGTTGGACGAGGTGAGTCTTGAAAAAAACCCCTGCATCCGGGAAGCCCGGAGAAGAGCGGTGATTGAAGTGCAGACCCTCATCACCTACATTGATTTGAaggaagccctggagaaaagaaagctgTTGGCTTGTGAGGAGCACCCCTCACACAGGGCGGTCTGGGACGTGCTGGGGAACCTGTCGGAGATCCAGGGCGAAGTGCTCTCCTTCGATGGCAATCGAACCGACAAGAACTATATCCGCCTGGAAGAGCTGCTCAC